The region CTGTTGTTGAAGAACTTGCAAAAAAATACGACGGGAAATTTAAATTTGCTAAAGTCGATGTTGATGCAAATCAAAAAGTTGCAATGGAATATGGGATTAGAAGTATTCCAACTTTGATGATCTTCAAAGGCGGGCAGGTACATTCATCATTAATCGGTGCAGTGCCAAAAGGAAATTTAGTAACAAAAATTGAAGATGCATTAAGTAATTAACAGCATACATTGGCTGTTGTCGTGTCGGAAAATCTCTCATTTTTATTGCTCTTGACAGAGTTTTTCGAAATGAGTTTATTTGCAAAAAATCGCAAAAAACACTTGACAAAAAAACCTACAAATATTATTATGTATTAAAATGAAGGGTTGCATAAATAGAAATAAATAAGAAGAAGAAAATATCTTCACAATTAATTAACAACACCTCAAACATAAAGAAGGAGAGCGCAATGCTTAAAAAAACTTCCACTTTTTTATTGATGCTTCTATTTACCACTTCGCTGGTGTTTGCTCAATCAGCAACACAGCAGGTATT is a window of Ignavibacteria bacterium DNA encoding:
- the trxA gene encoding thioredoxin, which translates into the protein MKPIEVTDDSFKSEVLESNLPVLVDFWAIWCGPCRLIAPVVEELAKKYDGKFKFAKVDVDANQKVAMEYGIRSIPTLMIFKGGQVHSSLIGAVPKGNLVTKIEDALSN